One Cryomorphaceae bacterium genomic window, CTGTTTTGAGCAAAGCAACTTCATCGCACCGCTGGACCAACTGGATCAAATTTGCCGTACCCGCCGGAGTGGGAATTTTGTTGTGCGTGCTGATTTACCGGCAACTGGGCCCCGAAGAGAAAAAAGACCTCTTTAATGCGCTGCGCTACGCGCGCTATGAGTGGTTTGCGCTGGCTATTGCGTTGGGCGCGCTGAGCCACGCCAGCAGGGCGTATCGTTGGAAATACCTGCTGCAACCTTTGGGAAAAACACCTCAGTTTAAGCACAGTTTTTACGCAGTGATGGTGGGCTACCTGATGAACATGGTGCTGCCACGAGCGGGTGAGGCGAGCCGCGCACTTGCCTTGTCGCGCAGTGAGGGCATTGCCTTTGAGCGCACCTTCGGAACCATCTTTGCCGAGCGAGTAATAGATATGTTTGTGCTGCTGGGCATTACCGCATTAACCTTTTACCTTCAATTTGAACTGCTCGGCGAGCACCTGGACACCTTGCAGGGCGGCCTCAAAGCCAAACTCGGTTTGCTGTTTTGGGTGGGAGCCGCGTTCGGAATCTTCATGGTATGGTTGCTTTTTCGCTTCGGAAGGAGATCGCGGTTCGCTATTGTGCGCAAGCTCTACCTGCTGGCACTGGGATTTTATGCCGGACTCAAAACCATTTTCACCATGCGCAACAAAGGGTGGTTTATTTTTCACACCTTGCTAATATGGAGCCTGTACATCGCCATGTATTGGGTGTGCTTTTTCACGCTACCCGAAACATCCAACGTGTCGGTAAACGGCGTTTTTGCCGGATTTGTGCTCGGTAGTTTTGCCATAGTTCTCTTTCCCGGCGGTATTGGCGCCTACCCGGTGGCCGTGCAAAAGGCATTGATGCTCTACGGCGTTGCAGGGGCCTTTGGCTTTGCCCTTGGGTGGATTATGTGGTTTTCGCAGTCGCTGATGATTGTATCTTTGGGGCTGGTATCGCTCTACCTCACACCCAAAACACGCACAGCCAAAAGCAGATAGCATGCACAGGTCTATCGCAAAAAAAATACTCGATTTCGATTCGCTGCTTGAGCGCGTTGACCAATGGCGCACCCTTCACAAGCGTGTGGTGTTCACCAATGGTGTGTTTGATTTGCTTCACCCGGGTCACGCAGATTACCTTGCCCGTGCAGCTGAATGCGGCGACAAACTGGTGGTGGGCATCAACTCCGATGCCTCAGTGCAACGCCTTCAGAAAGGTCCTGAACGCCCCATCGTGCCCTGCGCGGCCCGCATGGCATTGGTGGCGGCGCTGGCCTCGGTTGATGCAGTGTGTGCTTTTGATGAAGACACCCCCATCCGCCTTATCGAGGCTTTGCGACCCGATATATTGGTAAAGGGCGGCGATTACGACCCGCATTGCACCGACCCATCATCGCCCCGCTTCCTGGTTGGCTCAGACGTGGTGCGAAACAACGGTGGCGACGTACTGACCATACCTTTATTGGACGGCTACTCCAGCACCGGTATCATCCGGAAAATCAAACAGCATGGCTAAGGTAAAAACAGCGTTTTTTTGTAGCTCGTGCGGATATGAGTCGCCTAAATGGTTGGGAAAATGTCCGGGTTGCGGATCGTGGAATACGATGGTTGAGGAACTGCTCCAACCCAAAAGTGCCCCGTTGGCCGGTATTGCAAAGGCGGCCCGAAAACCCGTTCAATTGGGTCGGGATACTGTGCAGGATGTGCCGCGCATTCAGTTGCCCGGCGTGGAGTTGAACCGCGTGCTGGGCGGTGGCCTGATGCCGGGAGCGGTTACGCTGATCGGCGGCGAGCCCGGAATCGGAAAATCAACCCTGATGCTCCAGGTGGCGCTCGACTCCCAGCGCAAGGTGTTGTATGTGTCGGGTGAGGAGAGCGAAATGCAGATTCAACAGCGCGCCAAACGCATTGGCATTCAAAACGAGCAGTGTTACATACTGGCCGAAACGCTGACCCAAAACATTCTGGAAGTCATTGAAGAAATGCAACCGGAGGTGGTGATTATTGACTCGGTACAGACGCTGCATTCACGGCTGATAGAGTCGTCGGCAGGCAGCGTGTCGCAAATACGCCAGTGTACCGCCGAGCTGATTGCCATTGCCAAGGAACTGGATTTACCGCTCTTTTTGGTGGGGCACATCACCAAAGACGGCAACATTGCCGGGCCGAAAGTGCTGGAGCACATGGTAGATACCGTGTTGCAGTTTGAGGGCGACCGTCATTTTGTGTACCGCATGTTGCGCTCGGTAAAGAACCGCTTTGGCTCCACGCACGAGCTGGGCATTTTTGAAATGACGCCCGGCGGTTTGCGCGAGGTGCACAATCCCTCAGAGATACTCATTGGCCAGCACGATGATGGATTGAGTGGTACTACCGTGGCGGCCACGGTTGAAGGAGCGCGCCCCCTGCTGATAGAGGTACAGGCCCTGGTAAGCACGGCTGCCTTTGGAACGCCGCAGCGCTCAGCCACCGGTTTTGACACACGACGCCTCAACATGTTGCTGGCCGTGCTCGAAAAGCGCTGTGGGTTTAAACTTGCCATGAAAGATGTGTTTGTAAACATTGCCGGCGGCCTTCGGGTGGAGGACCCTGCGCTCGACCTTGCCATTGTGGCCGCGGTACTGTCTTCCAACAGCAATATCGAGGTGCCGCGTAAAATTTGCTTGGCGGCCGAAGTAGGGCTCACCGGCGAGGTACGCACCGTAAGTCGGCTGG contains:
- a CDS encoding UPF0104 family protein; this translates as MSKATSSHRWTNWIKFAVPAGVGILLCVLIYRQLGPEEKKDLFNALRYARYEWFALAIALGALSHASRAYRWKYLLQPLGKTPQFKHSFYAVMVGYLMNMVLPRAGEASRALALSRSEGIAFERTFGTIFAERVIDMFVLLGITALTFYLQFELLGEHLDTLQGGLKAKLGLLFWVGAAFGIFMVWLLFRFGRRSRFAIVRKLYLLALGFYAGLKTIFTMRNKGWFIFHTLLIWSLYIAMYWVCFFTLPETSNVSVNGVFAGFVLGSFAIVLFPGGIGAYPVAVQKALMLYGVAGAFGFALGWIMWFSQSLMIVSLGLVSLYLTPKTRTAKSR
- a CDS encoding D-glycero-beta-D-manno-heptose 1-phosphate adenylyltransferase — encoded protein: MHRSIAKKILDFDSLLERVDQWRTLHKRVVFTNGVFDLLHPGHADYLARAAECGDKLVVGINSDASVQRLQKGPERPIVPCAARMALVAALASVDAVCAFDEDTPIRLIEALRPDILVKGGDYDPHCTDPSSPRFLVGSDVVRNNGGDVLTIPLLDGYSSTGIIRKIKQHG
- the radA gene encoding DNA repair protein RadA → MAKVKTAFFCSSCGYESPKWLGKCPGCGSWNTMVEELLQPKSAPLAGIAKAARKPVQLGRDTVQDVPRIQLPGVELNRVLGGGLMPGAVTLIGGEPGIGKSTLMLQVALDSQRKVLYVSGEESEMQIQQRAKRIGIQNEQCYILAETLTQNILEVIEEMQPEVVIIDSVQTLHSRLIESSAGSVSQIRQCTAELIAIAKELDLPLFLVGHITKDGNIAGPKVLEHMVDTVLQFEGDRHFVYRMLRSVKNRFGSTHELGIFEMTPGGLREVHNPSEILIGQHDDGLSGTTVAATVEGARPLLIEVQALVSTAAFGTPQRSATGFDTRRLNMLLAVLEKRCGFKLAMKDVFVNIAGGLRVEDPALDLAIVAAVLSSNSNIEVPRKICLAAEVGLTGEVRTVSRLDQRIAEAGKLGFEQIIVSRHHKATLAKTDIQVVEVGRVDEVFRLLFG